From Catharus ustulatus isolate bCatUst1 chromosome 6, bCatUst1.pri.v2, whole genome shotgun sequence, a single genomic window includes:
- the POLR2L gene encoding DNA-directed RNA polymerases I, II, and III subunit RPABC5 yields the protein MIIPVRCFTCGKIVGNKWEAYLGLLQAEYTEGDALDALGLKRYCCRRMLLAHVDLIEKLLNYAPLEK from the exons ATGATCATCCCGGTCAGGTGCTTCACGTGCGGCAAGATCGTGGGCAACAAGTGGGAAGCGTACCTCGGCCTTCTGCAGGCGGAGTACACGGAAGG AGATGCCCTGGATGCCCTTGGCTTGAAGAGATACTGCTGCCGCAGAATGCTCCTTGCCCATGTGGATCTGATTGAGAAGCTTTTGAATTACGCACCCCTGGAGAAATGA